In Pseudomonas grandcourensis, the DNA window GGTGCGCGAGGCCAGGGCGCAGCTCGACGAGGCGCAGTTGTACCTTTCGTACACCACGGTGTATGCGCCGCAGGATGGCATCGTGGCCAAGGTCGACGACCTGCAGGTGGGCAACCATCTCAACAGCGGCGCGCCGGCCTTTGCCTTGTTGTCCGGTCACGAGATCTGGATCGAGGCCAACTTCCGCGAGACCGACGTGACCCACATGCGTCCGGGTCAGGAAGCCACCATCCGCATCGATACCTACCCGGATCGCGTGTTCAAGGCCCACGTCACCAGCATGAGCCCGGGGGCCGGGTCGGATTTCGCGCTGCTGCCGCCGGAGAATGCCACCGGCAACTGGGTCAAGGTGACGCAACGGGTGCCGGTACGGCTTGAGCTCGACGAAGTGGACCCGACGCTGCCGCTGTTCTCCGGGACCAGCGCCACGGTGCGGATCGACACCCGGTTTCAAAGCCCCTGGTGGCATCCGCTCAAGGCGTTGCTGAGCGCAGGTAACTCCTGATGAATACCCAATCGATGGTAAGTCCCGGTGGGGAGGGTGCGCGCTCGCTCAGGTTCGCCGCTTTGCTGGCGACCTATATGCAGTCGGCGAACCTGCCGCTGCCGAACTCGGCACTCAGGTTGATTCAGGGCAGCCTGTCGATGAGCGACGATCAGGCGGGCTGGATTTTCACCTCGTACCTGGCCGCGAGTGCGATCAGCATGCCGCTCGCGAATTGGCTGGCCGGGCGCTTTGGCTTGAAGTGGGTGTATCAGGCGGCGCTGGCGTTGTTTGTCCTTGGCTTGCTGCTTGCCACGTCGGCGACGACGCCACTGGAATTCGTCGGCGCGCGCATCGCTCAAGGCATCGCCAGCGGCGTGCTGGCGCCGTTGTCGATGGCGATCGCCATGGAAACCTTGCCGCAGGACAAGCGTGGGAAATTTGGCGCGAGCTGGACCGCCATCGTGCTGTTCGGCATCGTCAGCGGCCCGAGTATCGGTGGCTGGATCGCCGAGCATTTTGGCTGGCGGCCGATGTTCTACCTCAGCGTGCCACTGTCGGCGTTTATCTTCCTGGTGGCGGCGCTGTTGCTGACCGAGAAGAAGGCCGAGAAACCGCCGGCGTTCGATTTTTTCGGTTTCGGCACCTTCACCCTCGGCATGATCAGCCTGCAAATGCTGCTCGACCGGGGTGAGCGCCTGGACTGGTTCGCTTCGCCCGAGATCTGGCTGGAGGCCGTGGCGTCTGCGCTGGGGATCTACCTGTTCGTGGTGCATGTGCTGACCTCGAAGGTGCATTTCCTCAACAAGCGCCTGTTCAAGGACCGCAACTTCGTGTTGTCGACGGTGATCTTTTTCGCCCTCGGTTTCGTGCTGTTGTCGACCATGGCCCTGACCTCGCCGATGCTGGACGAGATTCTCGGCTACCCGCCTGACACCACCGGTGCCTTGACGATTCCCCGTGGCATGGGCCTGGTTGGCGCTTTTCTGCTGATGGGGCGGCTGCCCGAGCGTTTCGACCGTCGTCCCTTCGTGGCGGCAGGCGTGGCGGTGGTGGTTTATGCCAACTGGCTGATGCTCGGCTATTCGCCGCTGATGGACGAGTGGCCCGTGGCCGTCGCCGGTGCGATCCAGGGCGTGGGCCTGGGCATCCTGATGCCGGCGGTGAGCAAGGTCGCGTTCAGCACGCTCGACCCCACGCTGCGCCCCGAAGGCACCGGCCTGTTCAATCTGGCCCGGGTCTACGGCAGCACGCTGGGCGTGGCGATCGTGCAGCTGTTTTTCTTCAACAACACCCAGGCGATGCACATGGCGCTGGTCAGCAACCTGACGCCGTTCCGCGCCGCTGCGCATTCGCTGACCTCGGCGCCCTTGCAGGTGCTCGACGGGCTCAACGAAATGATCACCGGCCAGGCCGCGTTCATCGCCGTTATCGACCAGTTCAAGATCCTGATGGTGGTGATGCTGGTGGTGAGCCCGCTGGTGTTGTTTCTTCGCAAGCCCGTTGCGGCCAATTAGTTTTCGTGGAGTTTGCCTGATGAATGCTTATGCGCTGGTCCTCAACCGCTATCTGCTGCAAACGAAGTTC includes these proteins:
- a CDS encoding DHA2 family efflux MFS transporter permease subunit, producing MNTQSMVSPGGEGARSLRFAALLATYMQSANLPLPNSALRLIQGSLSMSDDQAGWIFTSYLAASAISMPLANWLAGRFGLKWVYQAALALFVLGLLLATSATTPLEFVGARIAQGIASGVLAPLSMAIAMETLPQDKRGKFGASWTAIVLFGIVSGPSIGGWIAEHFGWRPMFYLSVPLSAFIFLVAALLLTEKKAEKPPAFDFFGFGTFTLGMISLQMLLDRGERLDWFASPEIWLEAVASALGIYLFVVHVLTSKVHFLNKRLFKDRNFVLSTVIFFALGFVLLSTMALTSPMLDEILGYPPDTTGALTIPRGMGLVGAFLLMGRLPERFDRRPFVAAGVAVVVYANWLMLGYSPLMDEWPVAVAGAIQGVGLGILMPAVSKVAFSTLDPTLRPEGTGLFNLARVYGSTLGVAIVQLFFFNNTQAMHMALVSNLTPFRAAAHSLTSAPLQVLDGLNEMITGQAAFIAVIDQFKILMVVMLVVSPLVLFLRKPVAAN